From Streptomyces sp. Edi4, one genomic window encodes:
- a CDS encoding TetR family transcriptional regulator, whose protein sequence is MTGQPATGGDAETGKHAETGRDAESGRDAIRRAARRAFTLRPYAEVTMRSIAADAGVSPSLIVKLFGSKERLFHTVADFGPAAETLFAAPLDALGRHLVLTMVRMRREDQGDPLLRAVFSLGNVDERTLLRERFREQVTSRLAGQLRGGDSELRAELIAGLLLGLGATLSLHRPGAGERATPEQLADLYAPAVQRLITGPENCRPANGDPENCGPENCRPANRGPEN, encoded by the coding sequence ATGACCGGGCAGCCGGCCACCGGCGGCGACGCGGAGACGGGCAAGCACGCGGAGACGGGCAGGGATGCGGAGTCAGGCAGGGACGCGATCCGGCGGGCGGCGCGGCGGGCGTTCACGCTGCGCCCGTACGCCGAGGTCACCATGCGTTCCATCGCGGCGGACGCCGGGGTGAGCCCGTCACTCATCGTCAAGCTCTTCGGCAGCAAGGAACGGCTCTTCCACACGGTCGCGGACTTCGGTCCCGCCGCCGAGACGCTGTTCGCGGCGCCGCTGGACGCGCTGGGCCGCCACCTCGTCCTGACGATGGTGCGGATGCGGCGCGAGGACCAGGGGGATCCGCTCCTTCGCGCGGTGTTCTCGCTGGGCAACGTGGACGAACGCACCCTGCTGCGGGAGCGGTTCCGCGAGCAGGTCACGTCCCGTCTCGCCGGTCAACTGCGCGGTGGGGACAGCGAGTTGAGGGCCGAGTTGATCGCCGGTCTGCTGCTGGGGCTCGGCGCGACCCTCAGTCTGCACCGGCCGGGCGCCGGGGAGCGCGCCACGCCCGAGCAGCTGGCGGATCTGTACGCGCCGGCCGTGCAGCGTCTGATCACCGGCCCGGAGAACTGCCGTCCGGCGAACGGCGACCCCGAGAACTGCGGCCCGGAGAACTGCCGTCCGGCGAACCGCGGCCCGGAGAACTGA
- a CDS encoding ferredoxin, producing the protein MRIGIDKDVCIGAGQCALTAPGVFTQDDDGFSELLPGREDGGGDPLVREAARACPVGAVTVHD; encoded by the coding sequence ATGCGGATCGGCATCGACAAGGACGTCTGTATCGGCGCGGGCCAGTGCGCGCTCACCGCCCCCGGCGTCTTCACGCAGGACGACGACGGCTTCAGCGAGTTGCTGCCCGGCCGCGAGGACGGCGGCGGTGACCCGCTGGTCCGCGAGGCCGCCCGGGCCTGCCCGGTGGGGGCCGTCACCGTCCACGATTAG
- a CDS encoding cytochrome P450 has protein sequence MTGSNTSVSTDHTAASPDSVTFPQNRGCPYHPPTAYQPLRDARPLARVRLYDGRPVWMVTGLAEARALLADPRLSSDRTHDGFPSPTARFAGITKRRTALLGVDDPVHATQRRMLIPSFTLKRTAALRPRIQETVDSLLDRMVAQGPPADLVGAFALPVPSMVICALLGVPYEDHAFFEGQSRKLLRGPKTADVEAARDALDDYFLRLIDRKRKEPGDGLLDELIGRRLDEGLLDERELVDLAVILLVAGHETTANMISLGTFTLLQHPQALAELRSDAALMPAAVEELLRFLSIADGMLRVALEDIEIGGEVVRAGDGVVFSTSVINRDSASYEEPDRIDWHRATRHHVAFGFGIHQCLGQNLARAEMEIALRSLFDRLPNLRLAVPAQEIPFKPGDTIQGMVELPVAW, from the coding sequence ATGACAGGCAGCAACACCAGCGTCAGCACGGACCACACCGCCGCCTCCCCGGACAGCGTCACCTTCCCGCAGAACCGCGGCTGCCCCTACCACCCGCCCACCGCGTACCAGCCGCTGCGCGACGCGCGGCCGCTGGCCCGCGTCCGCCTCTACGACGGCCGGCCCGTGTGGATGGTCACCGGGCTCGCCGAGGCGCGCGCCCTGCTGGCCGACCCCCGGCTCTCCAGTGACCGCACCCACGACGGCTTCCCCTCCCCGACGGCCAGGTTCGCCGGCATCACCAAGCGCAGGACCGCGTTGCTCGGCGTGGACGACCCGGTGCACGCCACCCAGCGCCGGATGCTGATCCCCAGCTTCACCCTCAAGCGCACCGCCGCACTGCGGCCGCGCATCCAGGAGACCGTGGACTCGCTCCTGGACCGGATGGTCGCGCAGGGGCCGCCGGCCGACCTGGTCGGCGCCTTCGCGCTGCCGGTGCCCTCGATGGTGATCTGCGCGCTGCTCGGCGTGCCGTATGAGGATCACGCGTTCTTCGAGGGCCAGTCCCGCAAGCTGCTGCGGGGGCCGAAGACCGCCGACGTCGAGGCGGCCCGCGACGCCCTGGACGACTACTTCCTGCGGCTCATCGACCGCAAGCGGAAGGAACCCGGCGACGGGCTGCTCGACGAACTGATCGGACGGCGCCTGGACGAAGGCCTCCTGGATGAGCGTGAGCTGGTGGACCTCGCCGTCATCCTGCTGGTGGCGGGCCATGAGACCACCGCCAACATGATCTCGCTCGGCACCTTCACCCTGCTCCAGCACCCGCAGGCGCTGGCCGAACTGCGCTCCGACGCGGCCCTCATGCCGGCCGCCGTCGAGGAGCTGCTGCGTTTCCTGTCGATCGCGGACGGGATGCTGCGGGTGGCTCTTGAGGACATCGAGATCGGCGGCGAGGTGGTACGGGCCGGTGACGGTGTGGTCTTCTCGACGTCCGTCATCAACCGGGACAGCGCCAGCTACGAGGAGCCCGACCGGATCGACTGGCACCGCGCCACCCGCCACCACGTCGCGTTCGGCTTCGGCATCCACCAGTGCCTCGGCCAGAACCTGGCGCGGGCGGAGATGGAGATCGCGCTGCGCTCGCTGTTCGACCGGCTGCCGAACCTGCGGCTCGCGGTGCCGGCGCAGGAGATTCCGTTCAAGCCGGGCGACACCATCCAGGGCATGGTCGAACTCCCCGTCGCCTGGTAG
- a CDS encoding cytochrome c oxidase assembly protein produces MTLGEGATGGLPELTTGRLLTVWRPDAAALLLIVALAALYGWGVLRLRRRGEPWPLARTAAFAFIGLGALAVATMSALAVYDTELFWPAAVQNVLLDLIAPLGLALGDPLRLGTLALPERGAGRLRGAMSGRLVRFLTFPLVSTALVLATELCVYFTPYFETALRHPALHELMYLHLLLAGSLFVLPMLTHEAALPAWCTHPVRAALVFLDGLIDAVPGIVVMTHSTLIAGAWYLGHSPAWAPDVQRDQQLGGGAMVTIAELVSLPFLLAILVQWSRADRAQRVVLDRRLDAELAPAAPVTGRPKDAELVRPWWETDGGAVGQRMRQRGPES; encoded by the coding sequence ATGACCCTGGGCGAAGGCGCGACGGGCGGCCTGCCCGAGCTGACCACGGGGCGGCTGCTGACGGTGTGGCGGCCCGACGCGGCGGCGCTGCTGCTGATCGTCGCCCTGGCCGCGCTGTACGGCTGGGGCGTGCTGCGGCTGCGCCGGCGCGGCGAGCCCTGGCCCCTGGCGCGCACCGCGGCCTTCGCGTTCATCGGCCTCGGCGCCCTGGCCGTGGCCACCATGTCGGCGCTCGCGGTGTACGACACCGAGCTGTTCTGGCCGGCCGCCGTACAGAACGTCCTGCTCGACCTGATCGCGCCGCTCGGGCTCGCCCTGGGCGACCCGCTGCGCCTTGGCACGCTCGCGCTGCCGGAGCGCGGCGCGGGCCGGCTCCGGGGCGCCATGAGCGGACGCCTGGTGCGGTTCCTCACCTTCCCGCTGGTCAGTACGGCCCTGGTGCTCGCCACGGAGCTCTGTGTCTATTTCACGCCGTACTTCGAGACGGCGCTGCGCCACCCCGCGCTGCACGAGCTGATGTATCTCCATCTGCTGCTCGCGGGAAGCCTGTTCGTGCTGCCGATGCTCACCCACGAGGCGGCGCTGCCGGCCTGGTGCACCCACCCGGTGCGGGCCGCGCTCGTCTTCCTCGACGGGCTGATCGACGCGGTGCCCGGCATCGTCGTGATGACCCACAGCACCCTGATCGCCGGCGCCTGGTACCTGGGCCACTCCCCCGCCTGGGCGCCCGACGTCCAGCGGGACCAGCAGCTCGGCGGCGGCGCGATGGTCACCATCGCCGAACTGGTGTCACTGCCGTTCCTGCTCGCGATCCTGGTGCAGTGGTCGCGCGCCGACCGCGCCCAGCGCGTGGTGCTCGACCGCCGCCTCGACGCCGAACTGGCTCCGGCCGCCCCGGTGACGGGACGGCCGAAGGACGCGGAGCTCGTACGGCCCTGGTGGGAGACGGACGGCGGAGCGGTCGGGCAGCGGATGCGTCAGCGCGGCCCGGAGAGCTGA